From Solwaraspora sp. WMMD1047, the proteins below share one genomic window:
- a CDS encoding LLM class flavin-dependent oxidoreductase — protein sequence MKYGISLLPDCSPDTRPAVTYFEDVLRLAELGEQLGLHYVKMTEHYLHRAGGYCPSPLTYLAAVAARTKRIRLLTGGIQASFHHPIQIAAHAAQVDAMSHGRLEVGFVRAFLPHDFEAFEVDMTGSRARFQATVDAVVRLWTEDKVSERTPYFTYADATNFPPTVQRPHPPVWICVAMSEASFRYAGERGHNLMITATPQPEAFDQVRKMIEMYRDVFQEHHGASGRVPQVAAGVPLMVAPTDAEADAAARRHQRGYFEVWGEASQTLKSVDAPDYAGYAKMIERYLTMDEDRMIAGTMHGSPATVARKTRELEDALPLDVILWQLDFGGQDYATMSRSLRMFVEESLPLMR from the coding sequence ATGAAGTACGGTATTTCTCTGCTGCCCGATTGCAGTCCCGACACACGTCCGGCCGTGACGTATTTCGAGGACGTGCTTCGACTGGCGGAGTTGGGTGAGCAACTCGGTCTCCACTACGTCAAGATGACGGAGCACTACCTGCACCGTGCCGGAGGTTACTGCCCGAGCCCTCTCACTTACCTCGCCGCCGTCGCCGCTCGCACCAAGCGCATCCGGCTGCTGACCGGCGGCATTCAGGCGTCCTTCCATCACCCCATTCAGATCGCCGCCCACGCCGCGCAGGTGGACGCGATGAGCCACGGCCGGCTGGAGGTCGGCTTCGTCCGTGCCTTCCTTCCCCACGACTTCGAGGCCTTCGAGGTCGACATGACGGGTAGCAGGGCCAGGTTCCAGGCGACCGTGGACGCCGTCGTGCGGCTCTGGACGGAGGACAAGGTCAGCGAGCGTACCCCGTACTTCACCTATGCCGACGCCACCAACTTCCCGCCCACCGTGCAGCGGCCGCACCCGCCGGTGTGGATCTGCGTGGCGATGTCGGAGGCGAGCTTCCGGTACGCCGGCGAACGCGGTCACAACCTCATGATCACTGCGACGCCGCAGCCCGAGGCATTCGACCAGGTGCGCAAGATGATCGAGATGTACAGGGACGTCTTCCAGGAGCACCACGGTGCTTCCGGTCGGGTGCCGCAGGTGGCGGCCGGCGTGCCGCTCATGGTCGCCCCCACCGACGCGGAGGCGGACGCTGCCGCACGCCGCCACCAGCGCGGGTACTTCGAGGTGTGGGGCGAGGCATCCCAGACGCTGAAGTCCGTGGACGCGCCCGACTACGCGGGCTACGCCAAGATGATCGAGCGCTACCTCACCATGGACGAGGACCGCATGATCGCCGGGACGATGCACGGCTCCCCGGCGACGGTGGCGCGCAAGACCCGCGAGCTCGAGGACGCGCTGCCGCTTGACGTGATCCTCTGGCAGCTCGACTTCGGTGGCCAGGACTACGCGACGATGTCCCGCAGCCTGAGGATGTTCGTCGAGGAGTCCCTGCCGCTGATGCGCTGA
- a CDS encoding flavin reductase family protein: MARSDVLRGDALPAAKVEPVTLRTVMRQLATGVTVVATDSQQGPVGVAINSFTSVSLNPPLVLFCIGRESRSWPAIEATQRFAVSFLTEEQEQVARRFCASGVDRFVGQDLRTAVTGAPILATAAGYVDCTLDQVIEAGDHHVVLGRVVGAGVLNHARPLVFTQGTYRSG; the protein is encoded by the coding sequence GTGGCACGTTCGGACGTCCTACGCGGTGATGCCCTGCCGGCGGCAAAGGTCGAGCCGGTGACGCTGCGTACGGTGATGCGCCAACTCGCCACGGGCGTGACGGTCGTGGCCACCGATTCGCAGCAAGGGCCAGTGGGGGTCGCGATCAACTCGTTCACCTCGGTGTCCCTGAACCCGCCCCTGGTGCTGTTCTGCATCGGCCGCGAGTCGCGGAGCTGGCCGGCCATCGAGGCGACTCAGCGGTTCGCGGTCAGCTTCCTGACCGAGGAGCAGGAGCAGGTCGCTCGTCGCTTCTGCGCCTCGGGGGTGGACAGGTTCGTGGGCCAGGATCTGCGCACCGCCGTCACGGGCGCGCCGATCCTGGCCACCGCGGCCGGGTACGTCGACTGCACGCTGGACCAGGTCATCGAGGCGGGCGACCACCACGTGGTACTGGGACGCGTGGTCGGTGCGGGCGTACTAAACCACGCGCGCCCGCTGGTCTTCACACAGGGGACGTACCGCAGCGGCTGA